A region of Chitinophaga horti DNA encodes the following proteins:
- a CDS encoding RagB/SusD family nutrient uptake outer membrane protein has protein sequence MKFSRQLLIYVLMVVAGSSCKDYLDVTPDNVATIDYAFRNRNEAENYLFTCYSTLQSMSNKIADPAFTTSGEIFFPSDLQEPTLGSDAAEAGFHLIQGRQTSDQPVMNYWNGESLGQPLYRAIRRCNLFLENIDKPKDLNSSEKRRWIAEVKFLKAYYHFHLLRMYGPIPVVRVNLPITAGAGEVRLKREPVDTVFSYVKQLLDEAAPDLPFVIQDPAQSLGRITQLIALSVKAEVLMTQASPFFNGNVDYAGFAYPGEAPLFPQTYVAAKWDTALNACRAAVEASEMAGLKLYKFIAPGNLPALPAPLKAVMDLRHAIGEKWEQNPEMIWALNPVFNLQGMCMPRVDDKMVANLGGAPGNFAVPLFMAELFYSKNGVPLNEDRSFDFRNRYSVETVTAADKYYMHEGYQTAKLHFGREPRFYSSLSFDGSNYFGNAYTENVEAMAYVNARGPSSTAGPKDKIRVNVTGYWPQKLVNYQSVFGEQVITVPVRIPMIRLAGLYLLYAEALNEVNGPSAEAYKYIDLVRERAGLQGVVQSWTTHSSNPGKANTKDGLRQIIQQERRIELAFEGRVGWDLRRWKVMQQVLANPIQGWDIYQADPQAYYRPRTLVVPVFGLKDYLWPIKYDELVVNPNLIQNPYW, from the coding sequence ATGAAATTTTCGAGACAACTATTGATATATGTGCTGATGGTGGTAGCCGGCAGTTCCTGCAAGGATTACCTGGACGTAACGCCGGATAACGTTGCGACCATCGACTACGCCTTCCGCAACCGCAACGAGGCGGAGAACTACTTATTCACCTGCTACTCCACGCTGCAAAGCATGAGTAACAAAATCGCCGATCCTGCATTTACTACTTCGGGAGAAATATTTTTCCCTTCTGACCTGCAGGAGCCAACACTCGGCAGCGATGCCGCAGAAGCAGGTTTCCACCTCATACAAGGCAGGCAAACATCTGACCAGCCGGTAATGAACTACTGGAACGGAGAGTCGCTGGGACAGCCATTGTACAGGGCCATCAGGCGCTGTAACCTGTTCCTGGAGAACATCGACAAACCGAAGGACCTGAACAGCTCGGAAAAACGTCGCTGGATAGCCGAGGTGAAATTCCTGAAAGCGTATTACCATTTTCATTTGCTGCGCATGTACGGACCAATTCCCGTAGTGCGTGTAAACCTGCCTATCACGGCAGGCGCAGGTGAAGTAAGGTTGAAGCGCGAACCGGTTGACACTGTGTTCAGCTACGTGAAGCAACTGCTCGACGAAGCTGCGCCGGACCTGCCGTTCGTAATACAGGACCCCGCGCAAAGCCTGGGACGTATCACCCAACTGATCGCCTTATCAGTAAAAGCAGAAGTGTTGATGACGCAGGCAAGCCCGTTTTTTAACGGTAACGTGGATTATGCAGGATTTGCTTATCCTGGCGAAGCCCCGTTGTTCCCGCAAACATATGTTGCCGCTAAATGGGATACCGCTTTAAACGCCTGTCGTGCAGCCGTGGAGGCCAGCGAAATGGCGGGTTTAAAACTGTATAAGTTCATCGCACCAGGTAACCTGCCTGCGCTGCCTGCTCCACTGAAAGCCGTAATGGACCTGCGCCACGCGATCGGTGAGAAGTGGGAGCAGAACCCGGAAATGATCTGGGCGCTGAACCCGGTATTTAACCTGCAGGGCATGTGTATGCCGCGTGTGGACGATAAAATGGTGGCCAACTTGGGTGGCGCGCCTGGCAACTTTGCCGTGCCGCTGTTCATGGCCGAACTGTTTTATTCCAAGAATGGTGTTCCGCTGAATGAGGACCGCAGCTTCGACTTCCGTAACCGCTACAGTGTAGAAACGGTTACCGCTGCCGATAAATATTATATGCACGAAGGCTATCAGACCGCCAAATTACACTTCGGCCGCGAACCGCGTTTCTATTCATCCCTCTCCTTCGATGGCAGCAATTACTTCGGTAATGCTTACACGGAGAATGTGGAAGCAATGGCTTACGTAAATGCCCGCGGTCCCAGTTCTACAGCTGGTCCGAAGGATAAGATCCGTGTGAATGTTACAGGCTACTGGCCGCAGAAGCTGGTGAACTACCAGAGCGTTTTCGGTGAACAGGTTATTACTGTGCCTGTACGTATTCCGATGATTCGCCTTGCAGGCCTTTACCTGCTGTATGCAGAAGCATTGAACGAAGTAAACGGACCGTCTGCCGAGGCTTATAAATATATCGACCTGGTACGCGAACGTGCCGGACTGCAAGGCGTCGTGCAATCATGGACAACGCACTCCAGCAACCCTGGCAAAGCCAATACGAAAGATGGCTTGCGCCAGATCATCCAGCAGGAGCGCAGGATAGAACTGGCCTTTGAAGGTCGCGTAGGTTGGGACTTGCGTCGCTGGAAAGTGATGCAACAGGTTCTGGCCAATCCTATCCAGGGATGGGATATTTACCAGGCCGACCCACAGGCGTATTATCGTCCAAGAACATTAGTGGTGCCGGTATTTGGGTTGAAAGATTACCTCTGGCCGATTAAGTACGACGAGCTGGTAGTAAACCCTAACCTGATCCAAAACCCTTATTGGTAA
- a CDS encoding RagB/SusD family nutrient uptake outer membrane protein has translation MKKIKYSIYVLLVAVMSGCSGDFLKLTPQGELVGSQLATPEGVEGLLIGAYGLLNGNVSGTWGNYASAPSQWLIGEVAADNAHKGSNNGDQPNMNQIELYQVTSTNDNLEVMWNRYFEGIARCNNVLRTIAVVQQGSGPKFSDARALEVQAEARLLRAHYYFFLRRVFVKLPYIDETMTTEQAAQVKNDAEVYPKIEADLQFAIANLTNAKPKNEVGRVDKLAAQAYLGKVYLYQKKYAEALPLFNTVIAAKPVITQVPFTDNFDVTKENGPESIFAAQHAVNPDGSGDNANIGDMLGGFYGNAPVNCCGFFQPTFDLVNAFKTTAAGLPYLDNTYRANPIKSDYGLTGAAKTNFKPDQTVVVDPRLDYTVGRRGVPYRDWGLMEGDAWIRDPAYAGPFVGMKHMIEKEQFGGQAVKGALQITGLNVNIIRLADVYLMAAECHIDGPAVNLAEALRLINLIRARAALLPAKQIDGEQPLCTA, from the coding sequence ATGAAAAAGATAAAATATTCAATCTACGTTTTACTGGTGGCCGTCATGTCTGGTTGTAGCGGCGACTTCCTGAAGCTTACGCCGCAGGGAGAACTGGTGGGCTCACAACTGGCTACTCCGGAGGGAGTAGAAGGTTTACTGATTGGTGCATATGGCCTGTTAAACGGCAACGTAAGCGGCACCTGGGGCAACTACGCATCCGCACCCAGCCAGTGGCTGATAGGCGAGGTAGCGGCCGATAATGCCCATAAAGGCAGTAACAATGGTGACCAGCCTAATATGAACCAGATCGAACTATACCAGGTAACCAGTACCAACGACAACCTCGAGGTAATGTGGAACCGTTATTTCGAAGGCATCGCCCGTTGTAATAACGTACTGCGTACGATCGCCGTGGTGCAGCAGGGCAGCGGTCCGAAATTCAGCGACGCGCGTGCACTCGAAGTACAGGCAGAAGCACGTTTACTCCGCGCGCACTACTACTTTTTCCTGCGCAGGGTGTTCGTAAAACTGCCTTACATCGACGAAACCATGACTACCGAACAGGCAGCCCAGGTAAAAAACGATGCAGAAGTATATCCAAAGATCGAAGCTGACCTGCAGTTTGCGATCGCCAATCTTACCAACGCCAAGCCTAAAAATGAAGTAGGGCGTGTTGATAAACTCGCAGCACAGGCATATCTCGGCAAAGTATATCTCTATCAAAAGAAATATGCGGAAGCCCTGCCACTGTTTAATACTGTGATAGCAGCCAAACCGGTGATCACGCAAGTGCCTTTCACCGATAACTTCGATGTAACCAAAGAGAACGGCCCGGAATCCATTTTTGCTGCACAGCACGCAGTAAACCCCGATGGTAGCGGCGATAACGCCAACATAGGCGACATGTTAGGAGGCTTTTACGGTAATGCACCGGTGAACTGCTGCGGCTTCTTTCAGCCCACGTTCGACCTGGTAAATGCCTTTAAAACAACTGCTGCAGGTTTGCCTTATCTCGACAACACCTACCGCGCTAACCCGATCAAATCCGATTACGGTTTGACCGGTGCAGCTAAAACAAACTTCAAACCTGATCAAACCGTAGTGGTAGACCCCCGCCTCGATTACACCGTAGGCCGCAGGGGCGTACCTTATCGTGATTGGGGACTGATGGAAGGCGACGCCTGGATTCGTGACCCGGCATACGCTGGTCCGTTTGTAGGCATGAAACACATGATCGAAAAAGAGCAGTTCGGAGGGCAAGCCGTGAAAGGCGCACTGCAAATCACCGGGCTGAACGTAAACATCATTCGCCTGGCCGACGTATACCTGATGGCCGCAGAGTGTCATATAGACGGTCCGGCGGTGAACCTGGCCGAAGCCCTAAGGCTGATCAATCTTATCCGCGCACGCGCGGCGTTGCTGCCGGCTAAACAGATAGACGGGGAGCAGCCGCTGTGTACCGCGTAA
- a CDS encoding RagB/SusD family nutrient uptake outer membrane protein has protein sequence MYRVNQYPAFANVAYARNALMFERRLELALEGHRFYDLVRWGTAKTVLESYSAFEGGILSSFAGLTFDASDAIYPIPQQQIDRSQGVLTQN, from the coding sequence GTGTACCGCGTAAATCAATATCCTGCCTTCGCCAACGTAGCCTATGCCAGGAACGCCCTGATGTTCGAGCGGCGGCTGGAGCTGGCATTGGAGGGCCATCGTTTCTATGACCTCGTACGGTGGGGTACCGCTAAAACAGTGTTGGAAAGCTATTCAGCCTTCGAAGGCGGTATACTTTCGTCCTTTGCAGGCCTCACTTTTGATGCCAGCGATGCCATTTACCCGATCCCGCAACAGCAGATCGACCGTAGTCAGGGTGTACTGACGCAAAACTAG
- a CDS encoding SusC/RagA family TonB-linked outer membrane protein produces the protein MLFFSHSLQAQSPSKFRVAGVVKDTTGTGIPGVSVYIAKDRSVGTATDSDGKFVLEVTAGDVIALSSIGFAEGRFVADPSNRQVSVVLRPNEGQISEVVVTAFGKKERREAVVGSVATISPGKLKIPSSNLTNALAGQIAGVVAYQRSGQPGLDNSTFFVRGVTTFGYKQDPLILVDNVELTSNDLARLQVDDIATFSILKDASATALYGARGANGVILVTTKEGAEGKARINIRLENSISKPTQNIKIANPVRYMELYNEAIATREVTGATLFSANKIFFTQQTMNNAPGSNPYVYPAVDWLDVMFKDQTNNQRANASVSGGGKVARYYIGGSYNVDNGILKVSPMNDFNNNVKLQNYQLRSNVNINITPTTEAILRLSGTFDEYNGPITQDGSFSSDLYYWALHTSPVRFPAFYPADPSMGINTHILFGNATAEGSNSNTPGFINPYAEMMRGFKSFSRSRMSAQLELNQKLNFITEGLNFKGIFNTNRYSYFDLSRKYNPFYYQVSSYDRLADKYSLYWINSLPGQATEYLSFNANEQFKDINTFAYFQGIIDYSRQFGKNHNIAAALIGSRQERLYANAVDANGNASLQLSLPYRNLGLSGRASYNYASRYFVEFNFGYNGSERFAEKNRYGFFPTIGGSWIISREPFWQDNLAKVVNKLKVRASHGLVGNDAIGAQRFFYLSDVNLNGGNSAYFGQDNAMVRPGVSINNYPNEDVTWETSRQTNLGLEFTVFNSLNVIAEVYKQHRYNILMGRASIPGSTGLEAPVSANLGTTDSRGIDLSADYSKNFTNGFWMSGRANFTFSQNKYGYYEQPAYEEPWRLLNGQKINVRWGYIAERLFVDDKEAAASPTQQFGAGNSAPRGGDIKYRDMNGDGKISEADQVFLGLPSVPEIVYGAGISMGYKGFDVSGFLQGAARTSFFIDPTAVSPFINNRQVLQVFADSHWSEENQDLYAKYPRLGTQTKYIANNLQTSSWWMRNGAFLRLKSLEVGYTLPDRLAKKAYLTNCRIYFNGLNLLTFSRFKDWDPELSSNAFSYPLQKVFNVGLNVNL, from the coding sequence ATGCTTTTTTTCAGTCATTCCTTACAAGCGCAGTCGCCATCGAAGTTTCGCGTGGCAGGCGTTGTAAAAGACACCACAGGAACCGGTATCCCGGGGGTGAGTGTGTACATTGCCAAAGATCGCAGTGTAGGCACAGCTACCGATTCTGATGGTAAATTCGTGCTCGAAGTAACCGCAGGCGATGTGATCGCGTTATCTTCAATTGGTTTTGCAGAAGGGCGTTTTGTGGCCGACCCTTCTAACAGGCAGGTATCTGTTGTACTACGTCCTAATGAAGGACAGATTTCTGAAGTGGTGGTAACTGCATTTGGTAAAAAAGAACGCCGCGAGGCTGTGGTTGGCTCTGTGGCCACGATCAGCCCCGGCAAATTAAAGATCCCTTCCAGTAACCTGACCAATGCCCTCGCCGGACAAATCGCCGGTGTGGTAGCCTATCAACGTAGCGGCCAGCCCGGGCTCGATAACTCCACCTTCTTCGTAAGGGGCGTTACCACGTTCGGTTACAAGCAGGACCCGCTCATCCTGGTAGATAACGTGGAGCTTACCTCCAACGACCTCGCCCGTTTACAGGTGGACGATATCGCTACTTTCTCTATCCTGAAAGATGCGAGTGCCACGGCATTGTACGGTGCCCGCGGTGCGAACGGTGTTATCCTCGTTACGACGAAAGAAGGCGCCGAAGGTAAAGCACGCATCAACATCAGGTTAGAAAACTCTATCTCTAAACCAACACAGAATATTAAGATCGCCAACCCCGTTCGTTACATGGAACTGTACAACGAGGCGATCGCTACCCGTGAGGTAACCGGTGCTACACTTTTCAGTGCCAACAAGATTTTCTTCACGCAGCAAACGATGAACAATGCGCCCGGCAGCAATCCATATGTGTACCCCGCAGTGGATTGGCTGGATGTGATGTTTAAAGACCAGACCAATAACCAGCGCGCCAATGCGAGTGTTAGCGGTGGGGGTAAAGTAGCGCGCTACTACATCGGTGGTTCTTACAACGTGGACAACGGTATCCTCAAAGTAAGCCCGATGAACGACTTCAATAACAACGTTAAGTTGCAAAACTACCAGCTGCGCTCTAACGTGAACATCAATATCACACCCACTACCGAAGCAATCCTGCGTTTGTCCGGTACATTCGACGAGTACAATGGTCCCATTACACAAGATGGCTCGTTCTCCTCAGACCTGTACTATTGGGCGCTGCATACCAGCCCGGTAAGGTTCCCTGCCTTTTATCCGGCCGATCCGTCGATGGGGATTAATACCCACATCCTGTTCGGAAACGCCACGGCCGAAGGTTCCAACTCTAACACACCTGGTTTCATAAATCCTTATGCAGAAATGATGCGCGGCTTTAAGTCGTTCTCCCGTTCCCGCATGAGCGCACAGCTGGAGCTGAACCAGAAACTAAACTTCATCACAGAAGGCCTGAACTTTAAAGGCATCTTCAACACGAACCGCTATTCTTACTTTGACCTGAGCCGCAAGTACAATCCGTTTTACTACCAGGTTTCGTCGTACGACCGCCTGGCAGATAAGTACTCGCTGTACTGGATCAACAGCTTGCCGGGACAGGCGACGGAGTACCTGAGTTTTAATGCGAACGAGCAGTTTAAAGACATCAACACGTTTGCTTACTTCCAGGGTATTATTGATTACAGCCGCCAGTTCGGTAAGAACCATAACATAGCCGCAGCGCTCATTGGCAGTCGCCAGGAACGTTTGTACGCCAACGCGGTAGATGCGAATGGTAACGCCAGCCTGCAATTATCGCTGCCTTACCGTAACCTGGGCTTGTCGGGCCGCGCTTCGTATAACTACGCCAGCCGCTACTTTGTAGAGTTCAACTTTGGTTACAACGGTTCAGAAAGGTTCGCAGAAAAAAACCGCTACGGTTTCTTCCCGACCATCGGTGGTTCCTGGATCATTTCGAGAGAACCTTTCTGGCAGGATAACTTAGCCAAAGTGGTGAACAAATTGAAAGTCCGTGCGAGCCATGGTCTCGTTGGTAACGACGCTATCGGTGCGCAACGTTTCTTCTACCTTTCCGATGTAAACCTGAATGGTGGTAACTCCGCTTACTTTGGCCAGGATAACGCTATGGTAAGGCCAGGTGTGAGCATCAACAACTATCCGAACGAAGACGTAACCTGGGAAACATCGCGCCAGACCAACTTAGGTTTGGAGTTTACGGTATTCAATAGTCTGAACGTGATCGCTGAGGTGTACAAGCAGCATCGGTATAACATCCTGATGGGCCGCGCGTCCATTCCCGGCTCTACCGGCCTGGAGGCGCCCGTGAGTGCGAACCTGGGTACGACTGACAGTCGTGGTATCGATCTTTCTGCCGACTATAGCAAAAACTTCACGAACGGTTTCTGGATGAGCGGTCGTGCTAACTTCACCTTTTCACAGAATAAGTACGGTTACTACGAGCAGCCTGCTTACGAAGAGCCATGGCGCCTGCTGAACGGTCAGAAAATCAACGTACGCTGGGGTTATATCGCCGAACGTTTATTCGTTGACGATAAGGAAGCTGCTGCTTCGCCCACCCAGCAATTCGGTGCCGGTAACAGCGCGCCACGCGGCGGCGATATCAAATATCGCGACATGAACGGTGATGGCAAAATATCTGAAGCCGACCAGGTGTTCCTCGGTTTGCCGAGCGTGCCTGAAATTGTTTATGGTGCCGGTATTTCCATGGGTTACAAAGGTTTCGACGTAAGCGGCTTCCTGCAAGGTGCCGCACGTACCTCGTTCTTTATCGACCCAACTGCGGTAAGTCCTTTCATCAACAACAGGCAGGTATTACAGGTGTTTGCCGACAGCCACTGGTCAGAAGAAAACCAGGACCTGTACGCGAAATATCCACGCCTGGGTACTCAAACCAAGTACATCGCCAACAACCTGCAAACCAGCTCCTGGTGGATGCGTAACGGTGCTTTCCTGCGCCTGAAGTCGCTGGAGGTAGGTTATACACTGCCTGACAGGCTGGCGAAGAAGGCTTATCTCACCAATTGTCGGATTTACTTTAACGGGCTTAACCTGCTCACCTTTAGTCGCTTTAAGGACTGGGATCCTGAACTGTCGTCCAACGCGTTCAGCTATCCTTTACAGAAAGTGTTTAACGTGGGTCTTAATGTTAACCTGTAA